In Arvicola amphibius chromosome 1, mArvAmp1.2, whole genome shotgun sequence, one DNA window encodes the following:
- the LOC121677280 gene encoding LOW QUALITY PROTEIN: zinc finger protein 844-like (The sequence of the model RefSeq protein was modified relative to this genomic sequence to represent the inferred CDS: deleted 1 base in 1 codon; substituted 1 base at 1 genomic stop codon), whose product MKEPILERNPMNVISVVKPLYLSVISENIKTPILERNPMNVISVVKRLYITVASKHMKEPILERNPMNVISVVKPFQDPVVSEYIKEPILERNPMNVISVIKPLHVAVVSKNMKEPILERSPMNVINVVKPLHSTFIYEVMKEPILERNPMNVISVVKPLHVRVISKHMKEPILERDPMNVISVVKHLYITVASKHMKEPILERNPMNVISVVKPFQDPVVSEYIKEHILERNPMNAISVVKLLHVTKVSKVMKEPILERNLMNAISVVKPLYVAKVSKHMKEPILERNPMNVISVVKPLYLRVISEDIKTPILERNPMNVISVVKPSHDTVIFNIMKEPILDRNPMNVISMVKPLYVTVVSKHMKKNMLERNPMNIINVIKPLNVTIFSKIIKEPMEREEHYVCNYCGKGFVYHSYLXSHELTYAGQKPYACNECGEAFAIHSTLQIHKRSHMGDKLYECNQCGKAFTCMNNLNPEKKSYCRGNL is encoded by the exons atgaaagaacccatactggagagaaaccctatgaatgtaatcagtgtggtaaagcctttgtatCTCAGCGTAATCTCCGAAAACATAAAAacacccatactggagagaaaccctatgaatgtaatcagtgtggtaaaacgTTTGTATATCACAGTAGCctccaaacacatgaaagaacccatactggagagaaaccctatgaatgtaatcagtgtggtaaagccttttcaaGACCCAGTAGTTTCCGAATAcataaaagaacccatactggagagaaaccctatgaatgtaatcagtgtgataaagcctttgcatgtcgcAGTAGTTtccaaaaacatgaaagaacccatactggagagaagccctatgaatgtaatcaatgtggtaaagcctttgcacagcaCATTTATTTACGAAgtcatgaaagaacccatactggagagaaaccctatgaatgtaatcagtgtggtaaagcctttgcatgtaaGAGTAATctccaaacacatgaaagaacccatactggagagagaccctatgaatgtaatcagtgtggtaaaacaTTTGTATATCACAGTAGCctccaaacacatgaaagaacccatactggagagaaaccctatgaatgtaatcagtgtggtaaagccttttcaaGACCCAGTAGTCTCcgaatacataaaagaacacatactggagagaaaccctatgaatgcaatcagtgtggtaaagcttttgcatGTCACAAAAGTCTCCAAAgtcatgaaagaacccatactggagagaaaccttatgaatgcaatcagtgtggtaaagcctttgtatgTCGCAAAAGTctccaaacacatgaaagaacccatactggagagaaaccctatgaatgtaatcagtgtggtaaagcctttgtatCTCAGAGTAATCTCCGAAGACATAAAAacacccatactggagagaaaccctatgaatgtaattaGTGTGGTAAAGCCTTCGCACGACACAGTCATCTTCAACATtatgaaagaacccatactggacaGA AACCCAATGAATGTAATCAGTATGGTAAAGCCTTTGTATGTCACAGTAGTCTCCAAGCACATGAAAAAAAAcatgctggagagaaaccctatgaatataatcaatgtgataaagcctttgAATGTCACAATATTCtctaaaatcataaaagaacCCATGGAGAGAGAGGAACATTATGTATGTAATTATTGTGGTAAAGGGTTTGTTTATCATAGTTATCTTTAAAGTCATGAACTAACATATGCTGGACAGAAACCTTATGCTTGTAATGAGTGTGGTGAAGCCTTTGCAATTCACAGTACTCTTCAAATCCATAAAAGATCACACATGGGAGACAAactctatgaatgtaatcagtgtggtaaagcatTTACATGTATGAATAATCTAAATCCTGAGAAAAAATCATACTGCAGAGGAAACTTATAA